The nucleotide window TGTTCATTATGTTTGTAGTCGGATGGACTCTTTACATCATCAACCAGTAACCAGTTTAAGGTCACAGCTTTTCAggtgtgttttaaaatgaaGTGACCGATCgatcgattgattgattgattgattgattgattgattgattgattgatgtgttgCAGCCGTCAGTATGAAGCGCAGTCTGTCGTCTCTGGAGCTTCTGCTCGCCGTTGTGTCGTCTCTTCTGCTCACCTGCTGCGTGGGACTGATGGTGGTTTCATGGATCAGCCTGAAGCCTGAAGGTGAACTCTGAGTCTGGTTTCAATAAATCTGATCAGGTGTCAGATCAGATATTATTGATCAGGATGTCGTTGGTGTTTGGTGTGCCCAGGTTCCGTTGAGCCAGGCGTGCTGAGTGGTCGGATGTTGATCACAGAGGGAGCAGTTTACTCCGAGGACCTGAGGAACTCCAGCAGTCTGCACTTTAAATCTTTGGCC belongs to Sebastes fasciatus isolate fSebFas1 chromosome 16 unlocalized genomic scaffold, fSebFas1.pri SUPER_16_unloc_1, whole genome shotgun sequence and includes:
- the LOC141763572 gene encoding enteropeptidase-like produces the protein MKRSLSSLELLLAVVSSLLLTCCVGLMVVSWISLKPEGSVEPGVLSGRMLITEGAVYSEDLRNSSSLHFKSLAFDVQHLSGQCGGEL